In a genomic window of Saccharomyces paradoxus chromosome X, complete sequence:
- the DPB11 gene encoding protein kinase activating protein DPB11 (DNA replication initiation protein~similar to YJL090C), protein MKPFQGITFCPTAINNEILSKKISKKIIKLGGIFSKDLTRQVNVLVVGSTTNTNKFKFAVKHRFDIIFVDIQAIDDIYQLWLSGENILPDPSMLKMTGSTHEMLKILYQRFSYKYMQNFNIFIGRINDTKTTSIDSLVRSIRKLGCSNYNYQNFVIKDTSSHNDDDQDQNGQISIFVTDTLSGARVNAAIDQNLPIVHFKWVLDCQRRNALLPYDPYYLLPKIKDLPFDSIGSNSCDCWDKINTTFPTNIDVQSFLLPQQSSSTLTPSLPKTSFLLNKFKPKGEKIWDKAMSLQQHSKTNFSVLGQSSLSINNNQEDLNDKVTLIFNNCTFVIHHNFPANHRSILTKIIVQNGGKIEASYLGGVYEHSYYIIPSDKALDSFNDLPDFIDDNDGLVTEFFIERCLYYQKLLHPIDSWSKPFLSTTDFQVSSSSKLLHHDISPSPFLNVTITGFSGVELLHLTKILSLLKPMGINYVEYLNKSTDILLINLAALPSIPKTHPLWSNEFTDLFTQFYNNNTNDDLDNNNKKDFQNNPILRNSMKRKIEYIKKFHSIPVVTPAFIFKLLSAASGENNEIFLNNIKWCIICPRGHKDDFKCKIKKSHHISFSSEKKYQNNDPKIDKTILLKRNNSSLSEHSIKDTKNELLQKIRETDSERKKRSVSSTVVDISPEAQMSDPKRIRLESLPKNFVPKQIKRTTSWGTIMSENVPTDQPTANPKPEEMPITEEPSHTQVTYGSIKDKKRAASLEKPIRRHTRNQTKELDP, encoded by the coding sequence ATGAAACCCTTCCAAGGAATAACATTTTGTCCGACTGcaataaataatgaaatcttatctaaaaaaatatcaaagaaaattatcaagCTTGGTGgcatattttcaaaagatttgaCTAGACAAGTTAatgttcttgttgttggGTCCACCACCAATACgaacaaattcaaattcgCGGTGAAGCATAGATTCGATATCATATTTGTTGACATTCAAGCCATTGATGACATTTACCAGCTCTGGCTGTCTGGAGAAAACATACTACCAGACCCCAGTATGTTGAAGATGACGGGATCCACTCATGAGATGCTGAAGATACTTTACCAGCGATTTTCGTATAAGTATATGCAGAATTTTAACATCTTCATTGGCAGAATAAACGATACTAAAACAACTTCTATCGATTCATTGGTTAGGAGCATTAGAAAGTTAGGCTGTTCGAATTATAactatcaaaattttgtgATCAAAGATACCTCTTCACATAACGACGATGACCAAGATCAGAATGGGCAGATATCCATTTTTGTCACAGATACGTTATCAGGAGCAAGAGTTAATGCTGCTATCGATCAAAATCTACCTATCGTACATTTTAAATGGGTTCTCGATTGCCAAAGGAGAAACGCGCTGTTGCCGTATGACCCCTACTATCTTTTACCAAAGATTAAAGACTTGCCCTTTGATTCAATCGGATCAAACTCCTGCGATTGCTGggataaaataaatactACCTTTCCAACGAATATCGATGTTCAATCCTTCCTGCTGCCACAACAATCTTCCAGTACGCTAACTCCTTCGCTCCCGAAAacttcctttcttttgaataaatTTAAACCAAAGGGTGAAAAGATATGGGACAAGGCAATGTCTCTACAGCAGCATAGTAAGACAAATTTCTCTGTACTGGGACAgtcatcattatcaataaataataatcaGGAAGATTTGAACGATAAGGTTACTTTGATTTTTAATAATTGCACATTTGTCATTCATCATAATTTTCCTGCCAATCACCGTTCAATACTAACCAAAATCATCGTTCAAAATGgaggaaaaattgaagcaTCTTACTTGGGTGGTGTGTACGAACATTCTTATTATATCATTCCAAGCGATAAAGCTCTTGACTCCTTTAATGATTTACCTGACTTTATAGATGATAACGACGGCTTAGTCAcagaattttttattgaacgCTGCTTGTATTATCAAAAACTACTACATCCAATAGATTCGTGGTCGAAACCTTTTCTCAGCACAACAGATTTTCAAgtttcgtcttcttcaaaattactGCATCACGACATTTCTCCTTCACCTTTTCTAAATGTTACCATTACTGGATTCTCTGGTGTAGAGCTGTTACATTTGACTAAAATTTTAAGTCTTTTGAAACCAATGGGTATTAATTATGTAGAATACCTTAATAAATCGACTGATATCCTGCTAATCAACTTAGCAGCTTTACCTAGTATCCCGAAAACCCACCCGTTATGGTCTAATGAATTTACTGATCTTTTTACTCAGTtttacaataataacactaaTGATGACcttgataataataacaagaaaGATTTTCAGAATAATCCGATCTTGAGAAACtcaatgaaaagaaagatcgaatatatcaaaaaattccacTCCATACCGGTGGTTACACCagcatttatttttaaattattATCCGCTGCATCTggagaaaataatgaaatttttctaaataaTATCAAGTGGTGTATTATTTGCCCAAGAGGACACAAGGACGATTTCAAatgtaaaataaaaaaatcacaTCATATCAGCTTTAgttcagaaaaaaaataccaaaataATGACCCAAAAATCGACAAAActattcttttgaagagaaaTAACTCCTCACTATCAGAACACTCTATAAAAGATACGAAAAACGAGTTATTGCAAAAAATCAGAGAAACTGATTCTGAAAGGAAAAAGCGTAGTGTTTCATCGACCGTCGTGGATATTTCTCCAGAAGCTCAGATGTCGGATCCGAAGAGGATCAGGTTGGAATCACTGCCAAAGAATTTCGTTCCCAAACAAATTAAGCGAACAACGAGTTGGGGGACAATAATGTCAGAAAATGTGCCTACAGATCAGCCAACTGCAAATCCTAAACCAGAAGAGATGCCAATAACCGAGGAGCCTTCTCATACTCAAGTTACCTATGGCTCCATTAAAGATAAGAAACGCGCTgcttctttggaaaaaccTATAAGACGGCATACGAGAAATCAGACGAAGGAATTAGATCCTTGA
- the TRL1 gene encoding tRNA ligase (tRNA ligase~similar to YJL087C), producing MPSPYDGKRTVTKLVNELENAEKLSGRGRAYRRVCDLSHSNKKVVSWKFNEWDYGKNNISLPCNARGLFISDDASNPVIVARGYDKFFNVGEVNFTKWEWIEENCTGPYDVTIKANGCIIFISGLEDGKLIVCSKHSTGPREDVDRNHAEAGEKQLLMQLVKMNIDPSDFARMLYTHNVTAVAEYCDDSFEEHVLEYPLEKAGLYLHGVNINEAEFETWDMKDVSQLGCKYGFRCVQCTSLKTLDDLKKFLDNCSATGSFQGQEIEGFVIRCHLKSTGKPFFFKYKFEEPYLMYRQWREVTKDYISNKSRVFKFRKHKFITNKYLDFVIPILESSPKICEDYMKGFGVIKLRNRFLGSYGMSGLEILNHEKVAELELKNAIDYDRVDEHTKFLIFPISVIGCGKTTTSQILVNLFPESWGHIQNDDITGKDKSQLMKKSLELLSKREIKCVIVDRNNHQFRERKQLFEWLDELKEDYLAYDTNIKVIGVSFAPYDKLSEIRDITMQRVIRRGNNHQSIKWDELGEKKVVGIMNGFLKRYQPVNLGKTPDNMFDLMVELDFEGADTSLTNAKQILNEIHKAYPILVPLVPKDDEIDTAFRRSLDYKPTVRKIVGKGNGNQPKTPKLIKPTYFSANINNYDEIIDLVKESVASDADLSEQFKYLLTSGKVQKELHITLGHVISSREKEAKKLWKSYCNRYTDQITEYNNHRIGNTPAPGTNQDKQLKTTDTLKFRLEKLCWDEKIIAIVVELSGDKDGCIINANNENVKGLRCQNKIPHITLCKLESGVKAVYSNVLCEKVESAEVGENVKVVKLNSSKEFVANVYLNFYAAL from the coding sequence ATGCCCAGCCCATATGACGGTAAAAGAACGGTAACTAAGCTTGTCAACGAGTTAGAAAATGCTGAAAAGCTATCCGGTAGAGGCAGAGCCTATAGAAGAGTTTGCGACTTGTCACATAGCAATAAGAAAGTAGTTTCATGGAAATTCAATGAATGGGATTACGgtaaaaacaatatcagTTTGCCATGTAATGCAAGAGGTTTATTTATCAGTGATGATGCATCAAATCCAGTTATTGTTGCTAGAGGGTATGAcaagtttttcaatgtgGGCGAAGTCAACTTCACCAAATGGGAGTGGATCGAAGAAAACTGTACAGGCCCATACGATGTCACTATAAAAGCCAACGgttgtattatttttatttctgGTCTAGAAGATGGCAAATTGATAGTTTGCTCTAAGCATTCCACTGGACCTAGAGAAGACGTAGACAGAAATCATGCGGAAGCAGGTGAGAAGCAACTTTTAATGCAATTGGTGAAGATGAACATCGATCCAAGTGATTTTGCTAGAATGCTATATACCCATAATGTCACCGCTGTGGCAGAATATTGCGATGATTCATTTGAGGAACACGTTCTAGAGTATCCCCTTGAAAAAGCTGGTCTATACCTACATGGTGTCAATATCAATGAGGcagaatttgaaacttGGGATATGAAGGACGTTTCGCAACTGGGGTGTAAATATGGATTCAGGTGCGTCCAATGCACGTCATTGAAAACCTTggatgatttgaaaaagttcctAGACAATTGTTCCGCAACTGGATCTTTCCAAGGGCAAGAAATCGAGGGTTTTGTTATCAGATGTCATTTGAAGAGTACTGGGaaaccttttttctttaagtataaatttgaagaaccGTATTTAATGTACCGTCAGTGGAGAGAAGTCACTAAAGACTATATTTCCAATAAGTCAAGAGTGTTTAAATTTAGGAAGCATAAGTTTATAACCAACAAGTATCTTGATTTCGTAATCCCAATATTAGAGTCGTCACCCAAGATTTGTGAGGATTACATGAAAGGTTTTGGAGTGATtaaattgagaaacaggTTTCTAGGATCATATGGTATGAGTGGGTTGGAAATCTTAAATCACGAAAAGGTGGCCGAATTggaattaaaaaatgcCATTGATTATGATAGAGTAGACGAACACACtaagtttttgattttcccCATATCAGTCATTGGATGTGGAAAAACGACAACCTCCCAGATATTAGTCAATTTGTTTCCTGAGAGCTGGGGTcatattcaaaatgatGATATTACTGGTAAAGATAAATCTCagttaatgaaaaaatcgttGGAACTATTAtccaaaagagaaattaaATGTGTCATAGTTGACAGAAACAATCATCAGTTCCGCGAAAGGAAGCAATTATTCGAGTGGTTGGATGAATTAAAAGAAGACTATTTGGCGTATGATACGAACATCAAGGTAATTGGTGTGTCATTCGCACCATATGACAAACTATCGGAAATCAGAGACATAACAATGCAAAGAGTAATCAGAAGAGGTAACAATCATCAAAGTATCAAATGGGACGAATTAGGAGAGAAGAAAGTTGTGGGTATCATGAATgggtttttgaaaagatatCAACCAGTTAATTTAGGTAAAACACCGGATAATATGTTCGATTTAATGGTGGAGTTAGATTTCGAAGGGGCAGACACTTCATTAACTAATGCGAAACAAATCCTCAATGAAATTCATAAAGCTTACCCAATTTTGGTACCTCTGGTCCcaaaagatgatgaaattgacaCGGCATTTAGAAGGAGCTTAGACTACAAACCTACAGTAAGAAAAATAGTTGGTAAAGGCAACGGTAATCAACCAAAAACGCCTAAGCTTATTAAACCAACATACTTCTCAGCTAATATAAACAACTATGATGAAATCATTGATTTGGTAAAGGAAAGTGTTGCTAGTGATGCAGACCTGTCAGAACAatttaaatatttactGACAAGTGGAAAGGTTCAGAAGGAACTTCATATAACACTAGGTCATGTCATTTCGTCTCGTGAAAAGGAGGCAAAAAAGTTATGGAAATCATATTGTAACAGATACACTGACCAGATAACGGAGTACAATAACCATCGTATAGGAAATACACCAGCTCCAGGCACTAACCAAGATAAGCAGCTGAAAACCACCGACACACTGAAATTTAGACTGGAAAAACTATGTTgggatgaaaaaatcattgCTATTGTGGTAGAACTGTCCGGAGATAAAGATGGGTGCATAATTAATgcaaacaatgaaaatgtCAAAGGTTTACGTTgtcaaaacaaaattccTCATATTACACTGTGTAAGCTTGAAAGTGGTGTTAAGGCTGTTTATTCCAATGTCCTATGTGAGAAAGTTGAATCTGCTGAAGTTGGTGAAAATGTAAAAGTTGTAAAATTGAATAGTTCGAAGGAATTTGTTGCCAACGTATACTTAAACTTTTATGCAGCGCTCTGA
- the GWT1 gene encoding glucosaminyl-phosphotidylinositol O-acyltransferase (Protein involved in the inositol acylation of GlcN-PI~similar to YJL091C): MSTLKQRKEDFVTGFNGGSITEINAVTSTALVTYISWNLLKNSTLIHSEKSNVQYMIDFALNWVALLLSVTIYAGDPYLLNTLILLPCLLAFTYGKLSSSNKPSNSTYNKKRTNSQGFQLEKKPYITAYRGGMLILTAIAILAVDFPIFPRRFAKVETWGTSLMDLGVGSFVFSNGIVSSRTLLKNLSLKSKPSFVRNAFNALKSGGTLLFLGLLRLFFVKNLEYQEHVTEYGVHWNFFITLSLLPLILTLIDPITRIIPRCAIAIFISCIYEWLLLKDDHTLNFLILADRNGFFSANREGICSFLGYCSIFLWGQNTGFYLLGNRPTLNNLYKPSTQDLVVGSRKPSTWDYWTSVTPLTGLCIWSTVFIVISQLVFHCHPYNASRRFANLPYTLWVITYNLLFLTGYCLTDKIFNNFSENYKVAESLESINANGLFLFLLANVSTGLVNMSMVTIDSSTVISLLVLLAYCSFIAVVSILLYRRRIFIKL, encoded by the coding sequence atgtcGACTTTAAAACAGAGGAAAGAGGACTTTGTGACAGGGTTTAATGGTGGTTCTATAACAGAAATTAACGCAGTGACATCAACTGCTTTGGTAACTTACATATCATGGaacttgttgaaaaattccacCCTTATACATTCTGAGAAATCCAACGTACAATATATGATTGATTTTGCATTGAATTGGGTTGCTTTGCTTCTATCGGTTACTATATATGCTGGTGATCCATACCTTTTAAACACGCTAATATTGTTACCTTGTTTGCTCGCATTCACCTATGGAAAACTCAGCAGCTCCAACAAGCCTTCTAATTCAACatacaacaaaaaaagaacaaactCACAGGGGTTCCAGCTGGAAAAAAAGCCTTATATTACTGCCTATCGTGGCGGGATGCTTATTCTGACCGCCATTGCCATATTGGCTGTAGATTTCCCCATTTTTCCAAGAAGATTTGCCAAGGTGGAAACTTGGGGAACATCCTTGATGGATCTTGGTGTAGGGTCATTCGTTTTCAGTAATGGTATTGTTTCTTCTAGGACGCTGTTGAAAAACCTAAGCCTGAAGAGTAAACCCAGCTTCGTAAGAAATGCATTTAATGCTTTGAAATCGGGAGGAACTCTATTGTTCTTAGGCTTGCTAAGgttattttttgtaaaaaatcTGGAATATCAAGAACATGTCACAGAATATGGGGTCcattggaatttttttataaccTTATCATTGTTGCCACTCATATTGACCCTCATTGATCCCATCACAAGAATAATTCCACGCTGCGCAATTGCGATATTTATTTCATGTATTTATGAATGGTTACTATTAAAAGATGATCACActttaaactttttaatcTTGGCTGATAGAAATGGCTTCTTTAGTGCTAATAGGGAAGGTATCTGCTCATTCTTAGGTTATTGCTCGATTTTCCTTTGGGGCCAAAATACAGGATTTTACTTGTTGGGAAATAGACCAACTTTAAACAATCTTTATAAGCCTTCTACGCAAGACTTAGTTGTTGGATCGAGGAAACCTTCGACTTGGGATTATTGGACTTCGGTGACCCCATTAACTGGCCTCTGCATATGGAGTACAGtttttattgttatcagCCAATTGGTCTTTCACTGCCATCCTTATAATGCTTCAAGAAGGTTTGCCAATTTACCGTATACTTTGTGGGTTATTACTTATAACTTGCTTTTTTTGACTGGATACTGCTTAACCGACAAGAtctttaataatttttctgaaaattaTAAAGTTGCCGAATCTTTGGAATCAATAAACGCCAATGgattgtttttatttttgttagCAAATGTTTCCACTGGATTGGTTAATATGTCTATGGTAACAATAGATTCTTCAACTGTAATATCACTTTTGGTTTTACTGGCTTACTGTTCATTCATAGCTGTCGTGTCGATTCTCTTatatagaagaagaattttcaTTAAACTATAG
- the SIP4 gene encoding Sip4p (C6 zinc cluster transcriptional activator~similar to YJL089W) → MAKRKYGRSYSLDDTDASSNKVLIVPTGQSSSNAITDFSVRKAHACDRCRLKKIKCDGLKPKCSNCAKIDFPCKTSDKLSRRGLPKGYTELLEKEIVRLTNINASSSANANSNLPFINDTFYCFNNYNTQSENQRFLGHLTWNILTNTFPTSKAIASSNDHKQVDLQLQVLTDFLNLNGDFNHLPNFLLLKYDYNLQFLKNLLSIVIKDFFKRQNSLLLLLYPSNLWKNLLLDKINSTAIMDEPITLLTLLYIIQFTWSCFDDFRLFKVTKLVVSLTTNNTLDLKVLQLVNLSIFYFMGGSVESCKSKSSPTANLNVNSVIWTNDLLNLNFTNILNMGLYINPKNLIPISGNTSSSKLDGEDNRIATFWCFQFLNSWWSLIQGLPKSNFLAEEFQPKSISVLEIPKLKPFEILLNFIINSLDGCNLLNISSLSISDPNFQFFQNELENFKKTLLLWNLYHNLSDHDNFRFLASNPNTKLTTNLLLKNLMSLSHKLNQPDFVEIQLTLFYLSLKLITLKEEDQDLKKEDISLEILTLYFLILTDNSNNDDNQQLQPQQLNLYHFTPFNSIDIINLCLNNLNNWSASLKYENGQNQPHLSKTKFEKFQNFLNHWCPIWYYDEFSTNSFLQILRVNFKLLSFETIHSPQQEQRLLISLNKLRYLDTVSSFNSNAVKSDSASKVNTQLNLLQHSSSNSNFLDASPYDFNKIFMNNFENYDYETDEGYAEDDDEEDSDSDNSLPLEIPFKKNITRGKSKNKELQQRLSLFQNSDSSSVNFNTNSNSNLNPDSPSATSSKKKYLDHIILDNRDIVNNHDSSKQKFKIQNILNSTF, encoded by the coding sequence ATGGCCAAGAGGAAATATGGCAGGTCTTATTCCCTCGATGATACAGATGCCAGCAGCAACAAAGTCCTGATAGTTCCAACCGGTCAAAGCTCTTCCAACGCAATCACTGATTTCTCTGTCAGGAAGGCGCATGCTTGTGATAGATGCagactgaaaaaaatcaagtgTGACGGTTTAAAACCGAAGTGTTCAAACTGTGCGAAAATTGATTTTCCCTGCAAAACTTCGGATAAATTATCGAGGAGAGGTCTTCCGAAGGGTTATACAGAACTGctcgaaaaagaaatcgtCCGTTTGACAAATATTAATGCGAGTTCCAGCGCCAATGCAAATTCTAATTTGCCGTTCATTAATGACACATTTTATTGCTTTAATAACTACAACACTCAGTCtgaaaatcaaagatttcTGGGGCACTTGACATGGAATATTCTAACTAATACATTTCCTACCTCGAAAGCAATagcttcttcaaatgatcACAAGCAAGTTGATCTCCAACTTCAAGTATTAACGGACTTTTTGAATCTGAATGGTGATTTTAATCATCTACCGaactttcttttacttAAATATGATTATAACCTtcagtttttgaaaaatttattatctaTCGTAATTaaagatttcttcaaaaggcAAAATTCTTTGTTACTTCTATTATACCCTTCAAATTTATGGAAAAATTTGCTGTTAGACAAGATTAATTCGACTGCAATCATGGACGAACCGATAACCCTACTGACTTTACTTTATATCATTCAATTTACTTGGTCTTgttttgatgatttcaGACTCTTTAAAGTTACAAAGCTAGTCGTTTCTCTGACAACTAACAACACTTTAGACTTGAAGGTTCTGCAATTGGTTAACttatccattttttattttatggGCGGCTCTGTTGAGTCTTGTAAAAGTAAAAGCTCGCCGACGGCAAATTTAAATGTAAATTCAGTAATATGGACCAACGATTTACTAAATCTAAACTTCACAAACATTTTGAATATGGgattatatataaatcccaaaaatttgattcCCATATCAGGCAATACTAGCAGCAGTAAATTAGATGGAGAGGATAATAGAATAGCGACGTTCTGGTGCTTCCAATTTTTAAACTCATGGTGGTCCTTAATCCAAGGTTTACCAAAGTCTAATTTTTTAGCTGAGGAATTTCAACCGAAATCAATTTCGGTTCTAGAAATTCCCAAATTGAAGccctttgaaattttgctAAACTTCATCATAAATTCTTTGGATGGATGTAATTTGCTGAATATCTCATCATTAAGCATTTCGGACCCAAATTTCCAGTTTTTTCAGAATGAACTCgaaaactttaaaaaaacCCTATTACTTTGGAATCTTTATCATAATTTAAGTGATCACGATAATTTCCGATTCTTAGCATCGAATCCAAATACAAAGCTGACAACAAATTTACTActtaaaaatttgatgagtCTAAGTCATAAGCTTAACCAACCTGATTTTGTGGAGATCCAGTTAACTTTATTTTACTTGAGCCTGAAATTGATAACTTTAAAGGAAGAGGACCaagatttaaaaaaagaggataTCTCATTGGAGATATTGActctatattttttaattcttaCAGATAACTCTAATAACGATGATAATCAACAATTACAACCACAGCAACTAAACCTTTACCATTTTACACCCTTTAATAGCATTGACATTATTAACTTATGTTTAAATAATTTGAACAATTGGTCAGCATCACTTAAATACGAAAATGGTCAAAACCAACCTCACTTGAGTAAAACAAAGTtcgaaaaatttcaaaacttctTAAATCATTGGTGTCCAATATGGTATTATGATGAGTTTTCCacaaattcttttttgcaGATCCTCAGGGTCAACTTCAAATTACTATCTTTTGAGACAATACATTCTCCACAGCAAGAACAACGACTGTTAATAAGTTTGAATAAACTGAGATATTTGGATACAGTGTCGAGCTTCAATTCTAATGCGGTGAAGTCGGATTCCGCATCAAAGGTCAATACCCAACTAAACCTTTTACAACACTCAAGTTCAAATTCCAATTTTCTAGATGCGTCTCCGTATGATTTTAATAAGATTTTTATGAACAACTTTGAGAACTATGACTATGAAACGGACGAAGGATATGCagaagatgacgatgaagaggaCAGTGACAGTGATAATAGCTTACCACTAGAAATtccttttaaaaaaaatataactAGAGGCAAGAGTAAGAATAAAGAGCTTCAACAAAGATTATCCCTATTTCAAAACAGTGATAGCAGTTCGGTAAATTTCAatacaaattcaaattcaaatttgaatcCGGATTCACCATCAGCAACGTCTtctaagaaaaaatatttagaTCATATCATTTTAGATAACAGAGACATTGTTAACAACCATGACTCCAGTAAACAGAAATTCAAGatccaaaatattttaaacTCAACCTTTTAG
- the ARG3 gene encoding ornithine carbamoyltransferase (Ornithine carbamoyltransferase~similar to YJL088W) codes for MSTTASTSSSLRHLISIKDLSDEEFRILVQRAQHFKNVFKTNKTNDFQSNHLKLLGRTIALIFTKRSTRTRISTEGAATFFGAQPMFLGKEDIQLGVNESFYDTTKVVSSMVSCIFARVNKHEDILAFCKDSTVPIINSLCDKFHPLQAICDLLTIIESFDISLDEVNKETNSKLKMAWIGDANNVINDMCIACLKFGISVCISTPPGIEMDSDIVDEAKKIAKRNGATFELTHDSLKASTNANILVTDTFVSMGEEFAKQAKLKQFKGFQINQELASVADPNYKFMHCLPRHHEEVSDDVFYGEHSIVFEEAENRLYAAMSAIDIFVNNKGNFKDLK; via the coding sequence ATGTCAACCACAGCATCAACGTCTTCATCTTTACGCCATTTGATTTCCATTAAAGATCTCTCTGATGAAGAGTTCAGGATCTTAGTACAAAGAGCTCAACATTTCAAGAATGTTTTTAAAACAAATAAGACTAATGATTTCCAATCTAACCACTTAAAACTTTTGGGCAGGACTATTGCCCTAATATTTACCAAAAGATCAACTAGAACAAGAATTTCGACCGAAGGTGCAGCTACCTTCTTTGGTGCCCAACCAATGTTTTTGGGTAAAGAGGATATTCAGCTTGGCGTCAATGAATCATTTTATGATACCACCAAGGTCGTATCATCTATGGTTTCATGTATTTTTGCCCGTGTAAACAAACATGAAGATATCCTGGCTTTTTGCAAGGATTCCACTGTACCAATTATCAACTCTCTATGTGATAAATTCCATCCTTTACAAGCTATTTGTGATCTTTTGACGATAATTGAAAGCTTCGATATATCTCTGGATGAAGTAAATAAGGAAACCAATTCCAAGTTGAAGATGGCATGGATTGGTGATGCTAATAATGTCATAAATGATATGTGCATTGCCTGTTTGAAGTTCGGCATAAGTGTCTGTATTTCCACTCCTCCTGGTATTGAAATGGATTCAGATATAGTTGAcgaagccaaaaaaattgctaaGAGAAATGGTGCGACATTTGAACTAACGCATGACTCTTTAAAGGCCTCTACCAATGCTAATATATTGGTAACTGATACTTTTGTTTCCATGGGTGAAGAATTTGCAAAACAGGCCAAActgaaacaattcaaaGGTTTCCAAATCAATCAAGAACTTGCCTCCGTGGCTGACCCAAATTACAAATTTATGCATTGTTTACCAAGACATCATGAAGAAGTTAGTGATGATGTCTTTTATGGAGAGCATTCCATAgtctttgaagaagcagaaaatAGATTATACGCAGCTATGTCCGCCATCGATATCTTCGTCAATAATAAAGGTAATTTCAAGGACCTGAAATAA